In Silene latifolia isolate original U9 population chromosome 3, ASM4854445v1, whole genome shotgun sequence, a single window of DNA contains:
- the LOC141647335 gene encoding cytochrome P450 71A26-like, which yields MIMRSKSEKMDLVNKVVQSLEKLPFLHLALISLVSFIIIFYKCLYNTTTTTRKPKLPSPRKLPIIGNLHQLGRLPHRSLRSLSERYGDLMLLHLGTKPTLVVSSANGAEEIMKTHDTVFANRPYSKIASLIVKDGKDIAFGKYGEHWRKIKSICVLHMLSNKKVRSFRKIREEEVEVMIENVKKSTPNRNAPLNLSDSFIKMSSDVVLRVSFGKKYGEENNVGVLFSKFIEVLGSFSIGIFIPWLSWVDEFSGVLFKARKVARSLNSFFENRIVERIHGFDYDVINQGDNKTQDFVDVLLEIQSCDSSIDIETVKAVLMNMVAAGIETTATVLEWTMSELLMDPLVMKRLQEEVRGFLRDKTVIDEDDLKDMMYLKAVIKESLRLHPPLPFLLFREASQDHVRVQNYDIRAGTLVIINAWAIQRHPSYWEEPEEFRPERFLNYSGHDFEFIPFGAGRRGCPGIAFANVEAELALANLVGQFNWELPNEVNLDSFMAESFGTSLRRRDPLMAIPTPFSNY from the exons ATGATTATGAGAAGCAAATCAGAAAAAATGGATTTGGTTAACAAAGTAGTACAAAGTTTAGAGAAACTGCCTTTTCTTCATCTAGCTCTCATTTCACTCGTAAGCTTCATAATCATATTCTACAAATGCCTAtacaacaccaccaccacaaccagaAAACCAAAATTGCCGTCGCCACGAAAGTTGCCTATCATAGGCAACCTTCACCAACTTGGCAGACTCCCACATCGCTCCTTACGATCCTTATCAGAGAGATACGGAGACCTTATGTTGCTCCACCTTGGCACCAAGCCAACTCTTGTCGTCTCATCTGCTAACGGAGCAGAGGAAATCATGAAAACCCATGACACCGTCTTTGCAAACCGGCCATACTCTAAGATCGCGTCCTTGATCGTCAAGGATGGTAAGGACATAGCATTTGGCAAGTATGGAGAGCATTGGAGGAAGATTAAGAGTATTTGTGTGTTGCATATGCTAAGCAACAAAAAAGTGCGTTCATTTAGAAAAATCAGGGAAGAAGAAGTTGAGGTCATGATTGAAAACGTCAAGAAATCGACACCTAATCGTAATGCCCCTCTAAATTTGTCCGATAGTTTCATAAAAATGTCGAGTGATGTGGTGTTAAGGGTGTCATTTGGTAAAAAATATGGTGAAGAGAATAATGTTGGAGTGCTTTTCAGTAAATTTATTGAGGTACTTGGTTCATTTAGTATTGGAATTTTCATACCTTGGTTGAGTTGGGTTGATGAATTTAGCGGCGTCTTATTTAAAGCCAGGAAAGTTGCCAGATCCTTGAATTCCTTCTTCGAAAACAGAATTGTCGAGCGTATACATGGCTTTGATTATGATGTTATTAACCAAGGAGATAATAAAACTCAGGACTTTGTCGACGTCTTACTTGAAATTCAAAGTTGTGATTCATCCATTGATATTGAGACGGTCAAAGCCGTTCTTATG AATATGGTTGCAGCAGGAATAGAGACAACTGCAACTGTGTTAGAATGGACAATGTCGGAGTTGCTTATGGACCCGTTAGTCATGAAAAGGCTGCAAGAAGAAGTGAGGGGATTTCTAAGAGATAAAACTGTAATCGACGAGGATGATTTGAAGGACATGATGTATTTAAAGGCAGTAATCAAGGAGTCACTAAGGCTACATCCTCCACTTCCCTTTCTACTATTTAGAGAAGCTTCTCAAGATCATGTACGAGTCCAAAACTATGACATTCGTGCTGGAACACTAGTTATCATTAACGCATGGGCCATACAACGACACCCAAGCTATTGGGAAGAACCAGAGGAGTTCAGACCAGAGAGATTTCTCAACTACTCAGGGCATGACTTTGAATTCATTCCGTTTGGAGCCGGAAGACGAGGCTGCCCTGGGATTGCTTTCGCTAATGTTGAAGCTGAGCTCGCTTTAGCAAATCTTGTTGGTCAATTCAATTGGGAGTTGCCTAATGAGGTAAATCTTGATTCTTTCATGGCTGAAAGTTTTGGCACCTCCTTGCGTAGACGAGATCCTCTCATGGCCATTCCAACTCCATTTTCGAATTATTAG
- the LOC141648770 gene encoding F-box protein CPR1-like, producing MTLLPTDIIHYNILTKIPAKSLLRFKSVCKDWYNLINSKIFISIHQKHTLEFHGPSDFLLLVHGGSTTLTSTPLISTFETTWFYTYLDAPNYTSGIRTKLGTFEAVVGSFNGLICLKFKRLGFLLCNPVTREHSWFIKSHNLGSVHLWDADYGFGYDVVSCDYKIVIIEFPDYEFQQDVIVHVYSTDSYSWKEAKKIPDLRINKYMFPNRHGKSVVVNNKLHWIMLKKKRSTKIRIILMFDLHTEEFREISYPNNSLKRHDEGVLELTVSGGRLCTLVNHYSSNRSSTVSMWVMKEYGLVESWTKLYEIVGEQISTKHFRIITHLSRRRDSEEVLLLKYDNDQELVWYNLKNKSISGKAVDFGTQIYVIDTWTCIPSLAPIPGNDPNKHRTCIF from the coding sequence ATGACTCTTCTTCCAACCGATATCATACATTATAACATATTGACCAAGATTCCGGCTAAGTCGTTGTTACGCTTCAAGTCCGTATGCAAAGATTGGTACAATCTTATTAACTCCAAAATTTTCATTAGTATTCATCAGAAGCATACCCTCGAATTCCATGGTCCCTCTGATTTTTTACTGCTAGTTCATGGTGGTAGTACTACTTTGACaagtactcctcttattagtACTTTTGAGACAACTTGGTTCTATACATATCTTGACGCTCCTAATTATACAAGTGGAATACGCACCAAGTTGGGAACATTCGAAGCTGTTGTTGGATCTTTCAATGGGTTGATTTGCTTAAAATTTAAAAGATTGGGATTTTTATTGTGTAATCCGGTTACTAGAGAGCACAGTTGGTTTATCAAGTCTCATAATTTGGGTTCGGTTCACTTATGGGATGCGGATTATGGATTTGGCTACGATGTAGTCAGTTGTGATTACAAAATTGTCATAATTGAGTTTCCAGATTATGAATTCCAGCAAGACGTGATCGTTCATGTGTATAGCACAGATAGTTATTCATGGAAAGAAGCCAAAAAAATCCCTGATTTGAGGATAAACAAATACATGTTTCCTAATCGTCATGGTAAGAGTGTAGTCGTAAACAACAAATTACATTGGATTATGTTGAAGAAGAAACGAAGTACCAAAATTAGAATTATTTTGATGTTTGATCTTCACACCGAGGAGTTCAGAGAGATATCATATCCTAATAATAGCCTTAAGAGACATGATGAAGGAGTACTTGAGTTGACGGTCTCAGGTGGACGTCTGTGCACGCTCGTGAATCATTATTCATCAAATCGCTCTAGTACTGTCTCAATGTGGGTGATGAAAGAGTATGGCCTAGTAGAATCTTGGACAAAATTGTACGAGATTGTAGGAGAACAAATTTCCACGAAGCACTTTCGGATCATTACTCACCTATCAAGGAGAAGAGACAGTGAGGAGGTCTTGCTATTAAAATACGACAACGACCAAGAACTTGTATGGTACAATCTTAAAAATAAGTCAATATCTGGAAAAGCTGTTGATTTTGGAACCCAGATATATGTTATAGATACATGGACGTGTATTCCCAGCCTTGCGCCAATTCCCGGCAATGATCCAAACAAGCATCGCACATGTATTTTCTAG